From a region of the Oryza sativa Japonica Group chromosome 6, ASM3414082v1 genome:
- the LOC4340167 gene encoding probable thiol methyltransferase 2 isoform X1 encodes MHALPRSRLGFGFFASMSSSAARVGGGGGRDPSNNPAVGRLRELVQRGDAADGWEKSWEAAVTPWDLGKPTPIIEHLVKSGTLPKGRALVPGCGTGYDVVALASPERFVVGLDISSTAVEKAKQWSSSLPNADCFTFLADDFFKWKPSEQFDLIFDYTFFCALDPSLRLAWAETVSGLLKPHGELITLIYLISDQEGGPPFNNTVTDYQKVLEPLGFKAILMEDNELAIKPRKGQEKLGRWKRFVPGSSL; translated from the exons ATGCACGCGCTGCCTCGCTCTCGCCTCGGCTTCGGGTTCTTCGCGTCGatgagctcgtcggcggcgagggtgggcggcggcggcggaagggacCCGAGCAATAACCCGGCGGTGGGGAGGCTGCGGGAGCTCGTGCAGCGCGGGGACGCGGCAG ATGGCTGGGAGAAGTCGTGGGAGGCCGCCGTAACCCCGTGGGATTTGGGGAAGCCAACACCTATCATCGAACATCTCGTTAAATCAGGAACTCTCCCGAAGGGGAGAGCTCTGGTTCCAGGATGCGGCACG GGATATGATGTGGTTGCTCTGGCAAGCCCTGAGCGATTTGTTGTTGGCTTGGATATTTCTAGTACAGCTGTGGAGAAGGCTAAGCAG TGGTCATCATCTTTGCCAAATGCAGACTGTTTTACTTTTCTGGCTGACGATTTCTTCAAGTGGAAACCAAGTGAACAATTTGATCTTATTTTCGATTATAC GTTCTTTTGTGCACTTGATCCAAGCTTGAGGTTGGCTTGGGCAGAAACAGTTAGTGGGCTTCTAAAACCTCATGGAGAGCTAATCACCCTTATATATTTG ATCAGTGACCAAGAAGGAGGACCACCATTCAATAATACAGTCACCGA CTATCAGAAGGTTCTAGAACCATTGGGTTTCAAGGCTATTCTCATGGAAGACAATGAACTAGCTATCAAACCGCGCAAG GGTCAAGAGAAACTGGGAAGGTGGAAGAGATTTGTACCCGGATCTTCTCTATAA
- the LOC4340165 gene encoding uncharacterized protein, whose amino-acid sequence MRRRHREQLPPGADRERLLAEEVLYLHSLWRRAAPAPIPPRGSGSVATLRRVDRRRRRRLERRAQEQQREESGPEWPLAPSPPASPTTWHDNKAASSPAQRPPQQKQPSPGSLSQRAALRAAEEFFSNRGSDDDDEVVEEEGSESEGEEAAGFFMGLFERDAALRGHYERGWEGGEFVCMACVGRKGKARRFAGCVGLVQHARAATRCGRPRAHRAFAAAICRVLGWDIDRMPSVVIDPRGTLGQALAAAEAAAAVAAQENNVDAVEKTISSEDQVAEKEDVETGKNDGSLSDVDAMKENSNVGKNSSSINDNNGDVHEKGNGGAYEKDIICCIHVN is encoded by the exons atgcggcggcgccaccgcgagCAGCTGCCTCCCGGGGCCGACCGCGAACGCCTCCTCGCCGAGGAGGTCCTCTACCTCCACTCCCtctggcgccgcgccgcccccgctCCCATCCCTCCTCGTGGCTCCGGTTCCGTCGCCACCCTCCGCCGCGTCGACCGCCGGAGGCGCAGGAGGCTCGAGCGCCGCGCCCAGGAGCAGCAGCGGGAGGAATCCGGCCCGGAGTGGCCCCTCGCGCCGTCTCCGCCCGCCTCCCCGACAACCTGGCACGACAACaaggccgcctcctcccccgcgcaGCGCCCGCCGCAGCAGAAGCAGCCTTCGCCTGGATCGCTCTCGCAGCGAGCCGcgctccgcgccgccgaggAGTTCTTCTCCAACCGCGGgtcggacgacgacgacgaggtggtggaggaggaagggtCTGAATCggagggcgaggaggcggcggggttcTTCATGGGGCTGTTCGAGCGGGACGCGGCGCTGCGGGGGCACTACGAGCGGgggtgggagggaggggagtTCGTGTGCATGGCGTGcgtggggaggaaggggaaggccAGGAGGTTCGCCGGCTGCGTCGGCCTCGTCCAGCacgcccgcgccgccacccgcTGCGGGAGGCCCCGGGCGCAccgcgccttcgccgccgccatctgccGCGTGCTCGGCTGGGACATCGACAGGATGCCCAGCGTCGTCATCGACCCCCGCGGCACGCTCGGCCAggcactcgccgccgccgaggccgctgccgccgtcgctgcccaaGAG AACAATGTTGATGCTGTTGAGAAGACGATCTCTTCTGAAGATCAGGTTGCAGAGAAG GAAGATGTTGAGACTGGAAAAAATGACGGATCTTTGAGTGATGTGGATGCGATGAAG GAAAATTCCAATGTGGGGAAGAACAGCTCTTCAATTAATGACAATAATGGAGATGTTCATGAGAAAGGGAATGGTGGAGCTTATGAAAAG GACATAATCTGCTGCATACACGTGAACTGA
- the LOC4340167 gene encoding probable thiol methyltransferase 2 isoform X2 yields the protein MHALPRSRLGFGFFASMSSSAARVGGGGGRDPSNNPAVGRLRELVQRGDAADGWEKSWEAAVTPWDLGKPTPIIEHLVKSGTLPKGRALVPGCGTWSSSLPNADCFTFLADDFFKWKPSEQFDLIFDYTFFCALDPSLRLAWAETVSGLLKPHGELITLIYLISDQEGGPPFNNTVTDYQKVLEPLGFKAILMEDNELAIKPRKGQEKLGRWKRFVPGSSL from the exons ATGCACGCGCTGCCTCGCTCTCGCCTCGGCTTCGGGTTCTTCGCGTCGatgagctcgtcggcggcgagggtgggcggcggcggcggaagggacCCGAGCAATAACCCGGCGGTGGGGAGGCTGCGGGAGCTCGTGCAGCGCGGGGACGCGGCAG ATGGCTGGGAGAAGTCGTGGGAGGCCGCCGTAACCCCGTGGGATTTGGGGAAGCCAACACCTATCATCGAACATCTCGTTAAATCAGGAACTCTCCCGAAGGGGAGAGCTCTGGTTCCAGGATGCGGCACG TGGTCATCATCTTTGCCAAATGCAGACTGTTTTACTTTTCTGGCTGACGATTTCTTCAAGTGGAAACCAAGTGAACAATTTGATCTTATTTTCGATTATAC GTTCTTTTGTGCACTTGATCCAAGCTTGAGGTTGGCTTGGGCAGAAACAGTTAGTGGGCTTCTAAAACCTCATGGAGAGCTAATCACCCTTATATATTTG ATCAGTGACCAAGAAGGAGGACCACCATTCAATAATACAGTCACCGA CTATCAGAAGGTTCTAGAACCATTGGGTTTCAAGGCTATTCTCATGGAAGACAATGAACTAGCTATCAAACCGCGCAAG GGTCAAGAGAAACTGGGAAGGTGGAAGAGATTTGTACCCGGATCTTCTCTATAA
- the LOC4340166 gene encoding proteasome subunit beta type-5-A — protein MKLDVSAMENNFAAHAAGGEDDGGLFGAGADLPAMELPTCPADFDGFQKETKEMLKHKKGTTTLAFIFDKGVIVAADSRASMGGYISSQTVRKIIEINPYMLGTMAGGAADCQFWHRNLGIKCRLHELANKRRISIAGASKLLANILYSYRGMGLSIGTMIAGWDEKGPGLYYVDSEGARLMGSRFSVGSGSLYAYGILDEGYRYVMPVEEAAELARRAIYQATFRDGASGGCVSVYHVGPNGWTKLSGDDVGELHYKYYPVEATPVEQEMADAPAA, from the exons atGAAGCTGGACGTCTCCGCCATGGAGAACAActtcgccgcccacgccgccggcggcgaggacgacggcggcctcttcggcgccggcgccgacctgCCCGCCATGGAGCTCCCCACCTGCCCCGCCGAC TTCGACGGGTTCCAGAAGGAGACCAAGGAGATGCTGAAGCACAAGAAGGGAACGACCACGCTCGCGTTCATCTTCGACAAGggcgtcatcgtcgccgccgactcccGCGCCAGCATGGGCGGATACATAT CTTCGCAAACTGTGAGGAAAATTATTGAAATAAATCCGTACATGCTTGGAACAATGGCAGGAGGTGCTGCTGATTGTCAATTTTGGCATAGGAACTTGGGCATCAAG TGCCGACTCCATGAGCTCGCGAACAAGCGGAGGATCTCTATTGCTGGTGCTTCAAAGCTTTTGGCCAACATCCTGTACTCCTACCGTGGGATGGGACTGTCAATTGGTACAATGATTGCTGGATGGGATGAGAAG GGTCCTGGCTTGTACTATGTTGATAGTGAGGGCGCAAGGCTCATGGGAAGCCGATTCTCTGTTGGATCAGGTTCTCTGTATGCCTATGGTATCTTGGACGAGGG TTACCGCTATGTGATGCCAGTTGAGGAAGCTGCTGAGTTAGCAAGGCGGGCTATTTACCAAGCTACATTCCGTGATGGGGCAAGTGGTGGTTGTGTTAGCG TTTACCATGTTGGCCCGAACGGCTGGACGAAGCTTTCTGGAGATGATGTTGGGGAGCTGCACTACAAGTACTACCCGGTTGAGGCCACTCCTGTCGAGCAGGAAATGGCCGATGCCCCAGCTGCTTAA